From a region of the Haloferax volcanii DS2 genome:
- a CDS encoding ABC transporter ATP-binding protein, with protein MESMSDDANADAGAAGDTSATAADSDEAATVSVDSLGKTYASDRRTVEALSDVEFAVEDGEFVCIVGPSGCGKTTLFRIIAGLEDATSGAVTLDGSPVTGPGTDRGMVFQEYGLFPWRTVSENVAFGLEEQGVEEPARSERVTEMLELVGLDGFADAYPKELSGGMKQRVGIARALAVDPELFLMDEPFGAVDAQTRDMLHGELLDIWAETDKTVLFVTHDVEEAVTLADRVVVMAANPGRVREIVSVDIDRPRERTESEFAAYVERIRGLIGE; from the coding sequence GTGGAGAGCATGAGCGACGACGCGAACGCGGATGCGGGGGCGGCCGGGGACACGAGCGCAACCGCGGCCGACTCCGACGAGGCCGCGACGGTCAGCGTCGACTCGCTCGGCAAGACCTACGCGTCCGACCGGCGGACGGTCGAGGCGCTGTCGGACGTGGAGTTCGCCGTCGAGGACGGCGAGTTCGTCTGTATCGTCGGCCCCTCGGGGTGCGGCAAGACGACGCTGTTCCGCATCATCGCCGGTCTCGAAGACGCCACCTCGGGCGCGGTCACCCTCGACGGCTCGCCCGTCACCGGCCCCGGAACCGACCGCGGGATGGTGTTCCAAGAGTACGGGCTGTTCCCGTGGCGGACCGTCAGCGAGAACGTCGCCTTCGGGCTCGAAGAACAGGGCGTCGAGGAGCCGGCGCGCTCGGAGCGCGTGACGGAGATGCTCGAACTCGTCGGCCTCGACGGCTTCGCCGACGCCTATCCCAAAGAGCTGTCCGGCGGGATGAAACAGCGCGTCGGCATCGCCCGAGCGCTCGCGGTCGACCCCGAACTGTTCCTCATGGACGAGCCGTTCGGCGCGGTCGACGCGCAGACCCGCGACATGCTCCACGGCGAACTGCTCGACATCTGGGCGGAGACGGACAAGACGGTGCTGTTCGTCACCCACGACGTGGAGGAGGCGGTCACGCTCGCAGACCGCGTGGTCGTCATGGCCGCCAACCCCGGTCGCGTCCGCGAAATCGTCTCGGTCGATATCGACCGCCCGCGCGAGCGGACCGAAAGCGAGTTCGCGGCATACGTCGAGCGGATTCGCGGGCTCATCGGGGAGTAA
- a CDS encoding nucleotide exchange factor GrpE, whose product MSDDPAESVTDANADAETDAASDAAAQTAEDAATDADGEASSAESAAEESGATGDGPTVADRVAEYDDDLAAEVAALEARVDDLEAERDEAEATAEELQSRLKRTQADFQNYKKRAKKRQSQIKDRATEDFVERVVTVRDNLVRALDQDEDADIRGGLESTLKEFDRILEDENVEIIDPEPGTDVDPNRHEVMMRVDSDQPADTVADVFQPGYEMADKVIRAAQITVSKGE is encoded by the coding sequence ATGAGCGACGACCCTGCCGAGTCGGTCACGGACGCGAACGCAGACGCCGAGACTGACGCGGCATCCGACGCAGCGGCGCAGACGGCCGAAGACGCGGCGACGGACGCCGACGGCGAGGCGTCGAGCGCCGAGTCGGCGGCCGAGGAATCCGGCGCGACGGGCGACGGGCCGACCGTCGCCGACCGCGTCGCCGAGTACGACGACGACCTCGCGGCCGAGGTCGCGGCGCTCGAAGCCCGCGTCGACGACCTCGAAGCCGAGCGCGACGAGGCGGAGGCGACGGCCGAGGAACTCCAGTCGCGTCTCAAGCGGACGCAGGCCGACTTCCAGAACTACAAGAAGCGCGCGAAGAAGCGGCAGTCCCAAATCAAAGACCGCGCCACCGAGGACTTCGTCGAGCGCGTCGTCACCGTCCGCGACAACCTCGTTCGCGCGCTCGACCAGGACGAGGACGCCGACATCCGCGGCGGCCTCGAATCGACGCTCAAGGAGTTCGACCGCATCCTCGAAGACGAGAACGTCGAAATCATCGACCCCGAACCGGGGACCGACGTTGACCCGAACCGCCACGAAGTGATGATGCGCGTCGACAGCGACCAGCCGGCGGACACCGTCGCCGACGTGTTCCAGCCCGGCTACGAGATGGCCGACAAGGTCATCCGCGCCGCGCAGATCACGGTCAGCAAGGGCGAATAG
- a CDS encoding DEAD/DEAH box helicase family protein, with the protein MTTLRFEDGTVHIGTDGDSAAGDDSDVRAALADVPSVEADPRSGGYRAPAIRYAAVRDALDAAGVDSDDRVAAALDSPLSLSTTYDLRDYQRAALDAWLDADAAGVVELPTGAGKTVLAVAAMVARSVPTLVVVPTIDLQDQWIRELETEFDVPVGRFGGGEQTQEAITVSTYDSAYLRADDVGGDFGLVVFDEVHHLGGEGYRDIPRFLAAPARLGLTATFERPDGAHERVEELVGPRVYRLDVDDLAGDHLADYEVRRIEVELTADERETYDQAQETFVNYLRTSGLSMQSGSDYQKLVMRSGNDPRAREALLAKQRARDVMMNSEAKVDKLARLLARHREDRVIVFTASTDLVYRISRRFLVPPITNETGTKERREILDRFRDGTYDTVVAANVLDEGVDVPDANVGILLSGSGSEREFTQRLGRILRPKTDGSTATLYELVSVETAEERVAARRR; encoded by the coding sequence GTGACGACCCTCCGATTCGAGGACGGAACCGTCCACATCGGCACTGACGGCGACAGCGCTGCGGGCGACGACTCCGACGTTCGGGCCGCCCTCGCCGACGTACCGAGCGTCGAAGCCGACCCCCGAAGCGGCGGCTATCGCGCCCCTGCGATTCGGTACGCCGCGGTTCGGGACGCGCTCGACGCGGCCGGCGTCGACTCCGACGACCGGGTCGCGGCCGCCCTCGACTCCCCGCTCTCGCTTTCGACGACTTACGACCTCCGCGACTACCAGCGCGCCGCCCTCGACGCGTGGCTCGATGCAGACGCAGCGGGCGTCGTGGAACTCCCGACCGGCGCGGGTAAGACGGTGCTGGCGGTCGCGGCGATGGTCGCCCGCTCGGTCCCGACGCTCGTCGTCGTGCCGACCATCGATTTACAGGACCAGTGGATACGCGAACTCGAAACCGAGTTCGACGTGCCGGTCGGGCGCTTCGGCGGCGGCGAACAGACGCAGGAGGCCATCACGGTCTCGACGTACGACTCGGCGTACCTCCGCGCCGACGACGTGGGGGGCGACTTCGGCCTCGTCGTCTTCGACGAGGTGCACCACCTCGGCGGCGAGGGATACCGGGACATCCCGCGGTTCCTCGCCGCGCCCGCCCGCCTCGGCCTGACGGCGACGTTCGAGCGACCGGACGGCGCGCACGAGCGCGTCGAGGAACTCGTCGGCCCGCGGGTGTACCGCCTCGACGTGGACGATTTGGCGGGCGACCACCTCGCTGATTACGAGGTCCGTCGCATCGAGGTCGAACTGACGGCCGACGAGCGCGAGACGTACGACCAGGCCCAGGAGACGTTCGTGAACTACCTGCGCACCTCGGGGCTGTCGATGCAGTCGGGAAGCGACTACCAGAAGCTCGTGATGCGGTCGGGCAACGACCCGCGGGCGCGGGAGGCACTGCTCGCCAAGCAGCGCGCCCGCGACGTGATGATGAACTCCGAGGCGAAAGTGGACAAGCTGGCGCGACTGCTCGCGCGACACCGCGAGGACCGCGTCATCGTCTTCACCGCCTCGACCGACCTCGTCTACCGCATCTCGCGGCGCTTCCTCGTCCCGCCGATAACCAACGAGACCGGGACGAAAGAGCGCCGCGAAATCCTCGACCGCTTCCGCGACGGGACCTACGACACCGTCGTCGCGGCCAACGTGCTCGACGAGGGCGTGGACGTGCCCGACGCCAACGTCGGCATCCTGCTTTCGGGGTCGGGGTCGGAACGCGAGTTCACCCAGCGACTCGGCCGTATCCTCCGGCCGAAGACCGACGGCTCGACCGCGACGCTCTACGAACTCGTGAGCGTCGAGACGGCGGAAGAACGGGTGGCGGCCCGGCGTCGGTGA
- a CDS encoding RsmB/NOP family class I SAM-dependent RNA methyltransferase, which produces MNPLQRYAPLVDDEEAFFAACERPLPSVVRVNTIKTTVARAREALDDEGVAYEPTDWHPGILELEDSSPGTNWPYFHGWLHGQEEVSALPAIALDPQPGERVWDTCAAPGSKTTQIAAMMDDEGVLVGNDNNLGRLSALRHNAERLGVTNLVVSNQDARNFSMKPYGERTPERDASFEQFDRVLVDAPCSCEGTCRKNPDVLDEWTMNHVKSVAGIQKGILRRAVQVTKAGGTVVYSTCTFAPDENEAILDFVLEREDCEVVEWDVPGGFETAPGITEWEGDEYDPSVTKARRVYPHHNDTGGFFTAKLEVTA; this is translated from the coding sequence ATGAACCCGCTCCAGCGGTACGCGCCGCTCGTGGACGACGAGGAGGCCTTTTTCGCGGCCTGCGAGCGGCCGCTTCCCTCCGTCGTCCGCGTCAACACCATCAAGACGACGGTGGCGCGCGCCCGCGAGGCGCTCGACGACGAGGGCGTCGCCTACGAACCGACCGACTGGCACCCCGGCATCCTGGAACTCGAAGACAGCAGTCCGGGGACGAACTGGCCGTACTTCCACGGCTGGCTCCACGGCCAAGAGGAGGTGTCGGCGCTCCCGGCTATCGCCCTCGACCCGCAACCGGGCGAGCGCGTCTGGGACACCTGCGCCGCGCCGGGGTCGAAGACGACCCAGATAGCCGCCATGATGGACGACGAGGGCGTCCTCGTCGGCAACGACAACAACCTCGGTCGGCTGTCGGCGCTCCGCCACAACGCCGAGCGCCTCGGCGTGACGAACCTCGTCGTGTCGAATCAGGACGCCCGCAACTTCTCGATGAAGCCCTACGGGGAGCGAACCCCCGAGAGGGACGCGTCGTTCGAGCAGTTCGACCGCGTCCTCGTCGACGCGCCGTGTTCCTGCGAGGGAACCTGTCGGAAGAACCCCGACGTGCTCGACGAGTGGACGATGAACCACGTCAAGAGCGTCGCCGGCATCCAGAAGGGCATCCTCCGGCGGGCCGTGCAGGTGACGAAAGCCGGCGGTACCGTCGTCTACTCCACCTGCACCTTCGCGCCCGATGAGAACGAGGCCATCCTCGACTTCGTCCTCGAACGTGAGGACTGCGAGGTCGTCGAGTGGGACGTGCCCGGCGGCTTCGAGACCGCACCCGGCATCACCGAGTGGGAGGGCGACGAGTACGACCCGTCGGTGACCAAGGCTCGCCGCGTCTACCCGCACCACAACGACACGGGCGGCTTCTTCACCGCCAAACTGGAGGTGACCGCATGA
- a CDS encoding ABC transporter substrate-binding protein gives MTEAPRSTSISRRRFLQGSGLAATAGLAGCLGGSGGSGLDELNVAYMPIYPDMQYFVMEEEGLFDQLSVPVSGKKFSDGPSIVQASATGDFDVMMFGIVPAMIVMDKGIPAKITAANIKNAMQILATDEFAALWEEHGSDAFAEFEAEKGRKFTFGTFPPGSVPDILLRYWIQNTLGLDPEEDVNIKGLGGAAAVQQALLSNNVDGTSIMEPVPTVIDANDAPFQPIAWAGDFMPGQPAAVTLMHDRLRQDNRDLATEFVELHQQATNFVADNPDTAAQHASTVIGESALPVETARAALDSPASDFITDPHDIEGGAEIFADYAQTLGKTEAQLTVDEMFDYGIYDSL, from the coding sequence ATGACAGAGGCACCACGTTCGACGTCGATTAGCCGTAGACGATTCCTGCAAGGGTCCGGCCTCGCAGCGACCGCCGGCCTCGCGGGTTGTCTCGGCGGGTCCGGCGGAAGCGGGCTGGACGAACTCAACGTCGCCTACATGCCCATCTACCCGGATATGCAGTACTTCGTGATGGAAGAAGAGGGACTGTTCGACCAGCTTTCGGTCCCGGTCTCGGGCAAGAAGTTCTCCGACGGCCCGAGCATCGTCCAGGCGTCGGCGACGGGCGACTTCGACGTGATGATGTTCGGTATCGTCCCGGCGATGATTGTCATGGACAAGGGCATCCCCGCGAAGATAACCGCGGCGAACATCAAAAACGCGATGCAGATTCTCGCCACCGACGAGTTCGCCGCGCTGTGGGAGGAACACGGCTCGGACGCCTTCGCGGAGTTCGAGGCGGAGAAGGGTCGTAAGTTCACGTTCGGCACGTTCCCGCCGGGGTCGGTCCCGGACATCCTGCTCCGCTACTGGATTCAGAACACGCTCGGGCTCGACCCCGAGGAGGACGTGAACATCAAGGGCCTCGGCGGCGCGGCCGCGGTCCAGCAGGCGCTCCTCTCGAACAACGTCGACGGCACGAGCATCATGGAGCCCGTGCCGACGGTCATCGACGCCAACGACGCGCCGTTCCAGCCCATCGCGTGGGCGGGCGACTTCATGCCCGGCCAGCCCGCGGCGGTCACGCTCATGCACGACCGCCTCCGGCAGGACAACCGCGACCTCGCCACGGAGTTCGTCGAACTCCACCAGCAGGCGACGAACTTCGTCGCCGACAACCCCGACACGGCCGCCCAGCACGCGAGCACGGTCATCGGGGAGAGCGCGCTCCCGGTCGAGACCGCCCGCGCGGCGCTCGATTCGCCCGCCTCGGACTTCATCACAGACCCCCACGACATCGAGGGCGGCGCTGAAATATTCGCCGACTACGCCCAGACGCTCGGGAAGACGGAGGCGCAGTTGACCGTCGACGAGATGTTCGACTACGGTATCTACGACTCGCTATGA
- a CDS encoding DUF790 family protein, protein MLTKDLLRVSRAGGGYHPQFADRGDRPLAAKAIGVFRRHVGDARAALDDALADLEAEADDFKLARGFASLLDREAVFETAAPLPPVRARRAAFEAAMSVGGVATEEERAAALDRAASSLGSSPAGVDESLTADREVEQVLSEFDPRWTPDELLAQYNLSLAQTALFDATEVRVRSSDPKAVVSAVKRLRLMYEIRKTDAGREVVVTGPDALFQRTRRYGTAFARLLRSVATAGDWRLAATIDDRGTEREMTLTSDDVSVPGVEPMAEPGFDSGVEADFAARFRGLDLDWSLVREPEPLETGTSVMIPDFAFDYAHADFRVFFEIMGFWTPEYVEKKLGQLADVEDVELVVAVDESLGVGEDIAARDHRAVPYAGSVRVKDVVDVLRDYESDLVADAASSLPAELAPDDDVVTLSDLAAARGVSVDALDDVAFPEHELVGRTLVRPAVLDALAGEIEAGLSLSAAESALDDRGLDDASAVLSRLGYRVEWEGLTGGTVREK, encoded by the coding sequence GTGCTGACGAAGGACCTGCTTCGGGTGTCGCGGGCGGGCGGCGGCTACCACCCGCAGTTCGCTGACCGGGGCGACCGCCCGCTGGCCGCGAAGGCCATCGGCGTCTTCCGGCGACACGTCGGCGACGCGCGGGCCGCCCTCGACGACGCCCTCGCCGACCTCGAAGCCGAGGCCGACGACTTCAAACTCGCCCGCGGGTTCGCGTCGCTGCTCGACCGCGAGGCGGTGTTCGAGACGGCGGCTCCCCTGCCGCCGGTCCGCGCCCGACGCGCCGCGTTCGAGGCCGCGATGAGCGTCGGCGGCGTGGCGACCGAGGAGGAACGGGCCGCGGCGCTCGACCGCGCGGCGTCCTCGCTCGGGTCGTCGCCGGCGGGGGTCGACGAGTCGCTCACGGCCGACCGCGAGGTCGAACAGGTGCTCTCCGAGTTCGACCCGCGGTGGACGCCGGACGAACTGCTCGCGCAGTACAACCTCTCGCTCGCCCAGACCGCCCTGTTCGACGCGACCGAGGTCCGGGTCCGAAGCTCCGACCCGAAGGCCGTCGTCTCGGCGGTCAAGCGCCTCCGCCTGATGTACGAGATTCGGAAGACCGACGCCGGCCGCGAGGTCGTCGTCACCGGCCCCGACGCGCTGTTTCAGCGAACCAGACGCTACGGAACCGCCTTCGCCCGCCTGCTCCGGTCGGTCGCCACCGCCGGCGACTGGCGGCTCGCGGCGACTATCGACGACCGCGGGACCGAGCGCGAGATGACGCTCACGAGCGACGACGTGTCGGTCCCCGGCGTCGAACCGATGGCCGAACCCGGCTTCGACAGCGGCGTGGAGGCCGACTTCGCCGCCCGCTTCCGCGGCCTCGACCTCGACTGGTCGCTCGTCCGGGAGCCGGAACCCCTCGAAACGGGGACGAGCGTGATGATTCCCGACTTCGCGTTCGACTACGCGCACGCCGACTTCCGCGTCTTCTTCGAGATTATGGGCTTTTGGACGCCCGAGTACGTCGAAAAGAAACTGGGCCAACTCGCCGACGTGGAGGACGTGGAACTCGTCGTCGCCGTGGACGAGTCGCTTGGGGTCGGCGAGGACATCGCCGCCCGCGACCACCGCGCCGTCCCCTACGCAGGCTCCGTGCGCGTGAAGGACGTGGTTGACGTGCTGCGCGACTACGAGTCCGACCTCGTCGCCGATGCGGCCTCGTCGCTCCCCGCCGAACTCGCGCCCGACGATGACGTGGTGACGCTGTCGGACCTCGCGGCCGCCCGCGGCGTCTCGGTCGACGCGCTCGACGACGTGGCCTTCCCGGAACACGAACTCGTCGGGCGGACGCTGGTGAGGCCGGCCGTTCTCGACGCGCTCGCCGGCGAAATCGAGGCGGGGCTGTCGCTGTCGGCGGCCGAGTCCGCCCTCGACGACCGCGGCCTCGACGACGCGAGCGCGGTCCTCTCGCGGCTCGGCTACCGGGTCGAGTGGGAGGGACTGACCGGCGGGACGGTCAGAGAGAAGTAG
- a CDS encoding ABC transporter permease yields the protein MSNDEVGSGVALSETEADERLLDRLAGFSSERAGLAVAGFAGFLAVWHVAALFQPTYLLPSPVEVLAAFVVELTAPASLSIPFTGAELPATRLLVKLVQSLYHYVPGLLIGTSLGVFAGIAMGWNTRVDSVFTPVTRLLRPIPPLAWIGFAVIWLGVNHQGATFIVAIGSFWINFYSAYGGVEGVSEDLKEVAATLGVDDDWTMIRKVVIPAASPSIMTGIRTSIGQCWMIVVAAELIVGVGVGYEILNTAQNLAMDVSVAYMLVISIVFLVSDGLFRRVERRVLEWRA from the coding sequence ATGAGCAACGACGAAGTCGGCAGCGGCGTCGCCCTCTCGGAGACCGAGGCGGACGAGCGACTGCTCGACCGGCTCGCGGGGTTCTCCTCGGAACGGGCGGGGCTCGCGGTCGCCGGCTTCGCGGGCTTTCTCGCCGTCTGGCACGTCGCCGCGCTGTTCCAGCCGACGTATCTCCTCCCCTCGCCCGTCGAGGTGCTCGCGGCGTTCGTCGTCGAACTCACCGCGCCGGCGTCGCTTTCGATTCCCTTCACCGGTGCGGAACTCCCGGCGACGCGGCTCCTCGTCAAATTAGTCCAGAGTCTCTACCACTACGTGCCGGGCCTGCTCATCGGGACCTCGCTCGGCGTCTTCGCGGGCATCGCCATGGGCTGGAACACCCGCGTCGACAGCGTCTTCACGCCGGTCACGCGCCTGCTCCGGCCGATTCCGCCGCTGGCGTGGATTGGGTTCGCAGTCATCTGGCTCGGCGTCAACCACCAAGGCGCGACGTTCATCGTGGCCATCGGCTCCTTCTGGATTAACTTTTACAGCGCCTACGGCGGCGTCGAGGGCGTCTCCGAGGACCTCAAGGAGGTCGCGGCGACCCTCGGCGTCGACGACGACTGGACGATGATTCGGAAGGTCGTCATCCCGGCGGCCAGCCCCTCCATCATGACCGGCATCCGGACGAGCATCGGCCAGTGCTGGATGATCGTCGTCGCGGCCGAACTCATCGTCGGCGTCGGCGTCGGCTACGAGATTCTCAACACGGCGCAGAACCTCGCGATGGACGTGTCGGTCGCCTACATGCTCGTTATCAGCATCGTCTTCCTCGTGAGCGACGGCCTGTTCCGCCGGGTCGAACGGCGGGTGCTGGAGTGGAGAGCATGA
- a CDS encoding proteasome assembly chaperone family protein, which yields MARIRVLAEELTDELESPTLVEGLPGVGLVGKIAADHLVSEFDMTHYADVFCEGVPKVAVYMEDDPALHPPVRLYADAERDLLVLQSDIPIRPEAATELATCLGPWFEELDVLPVFLSGIAREKSEDVPALYGVGTDGAASRLEAAGIDRPTETGLVSGPTGALLSNAVSVGRPALALVVESDPQFPDPEAARVVIKHGIEPLVGIEVPVDDLVNSATEIRQAKEQLARRMQQSDEESTQARPLGMYQ from the coding sequence ATGGCTCGCATTCGCGTCCTCGCGGAGGAACTCACCGACGAACTGGAGTCGCCGACGCTGGTCGAAGGGCTGCCGGGCGTGGGGTTGGTCGGCAAAATCGCGGCCGACCACCTGGTCTCGGAGTTCGACATGACCCACTACGCCGACGTGTTCTGCGAGGGCGTCCCGAAGGTCGCGGTCTACATGGAGGACGACCCGGCGTTGCACCCGCCGGTCAGGCTCTACGCCGACGCGGAGCGGGACCTGCTCGTCCTCCAGAGCGACATCCCCATCCGGCCCGAGGCGGCGACCGAACTCGCCACCTGCCTCGGCCCGTGGTTCGAGGAACTCGACGTGCTCCCCGTGTTCCTCTCGGGCATCGCCCGCGAGAAGTCCGAGGACGTGCCCGCGCTCTACGGCGTCGGCACCGACGGCGCGGCGTCGCGGCTCGAAGCCGCCGGTATCGACCGTCCGACGGAGACCGGCCTCGTCTCGGGGCCGACGGGCGCGCTCCTGAGCAACGCCGTCTCGGTCGGCCGGCCGGCGCTCGCGTTGGTCGTCGAGTCGGACCCGCAGTTCCCCGACCCCGAGGCGGCCCGCGTCGTCATCAAACACGGCATCGAACCGCTCGTCGGTATCGAGGTGCCCGTGGACGACCTCGTGAACAGCGCCACCGAGATACGACAGGCCAAAGAGCAGTTGGCCCGGCGGATGCAGCAGTCCGACGAGGAGAGCACGCAGGCCCGACCGCTCGGGATGTACCAGTAA
- a CDS encoding DUF7122 family protein, with the protein MSDDTAPDENWGQQFDRLPPTADDRVVEGRPSREEVVDWWDERFGVDPAVFDGYTFWEKGAGKIWAFHGEVVDPIEVEGLGMRILRTRQRHWKPSTNAVQRFCGDATKNVIELSPSEAQAFVDGHDQQLDRWEGDWGYLTAAHEIAGELEPLGVGLYLHGELRSTVPKGRQEDLVKPE; encoded by the coding sequence ATGAGCGACGACACCGCCCCCGACGAGAACTGGGGCCAGCAGTTCGACCGCCTGCCGCCGACGGCCGACGACCGCGTCGTCGAGGGGCGGCCCTCCCGCGAGGAGGTCGTCGACTGGTGGGACGAGCGGTTCGGCGTCGACCCCGCAGTCTTCGACGGCTACACGTTCTGGGAGAAGGGCGCGGGCAAGATTTGGGCGTTCCACGGCGAGGTCGTCGACCCCATCGAAGTCGAGGGACTCGGGATGCGCATCCTGCGGACCCGCCAGCGCCACTGGAAGCCCTCGACCAACGCGGTCCAGCGCTTCTGCGGCGACGCGACGAAGAACGTCATCGAACTGAGTCCGAGCGAGGCGCAGGCGTTCGTCGACGGCCACGACCAACAGCTCGACCGGTGGGAGGGCGACTGGGGCTACCTCACCGCCGCCCACGAAATCGCCGGCGAACTCGAACCTCTCGGCGTCGGCCTCTACCTCCACGGGGAGCTCCGCTCGACCGTCCCCAAGGGCCGGCAGGAAGACCTCGTCAAACCGGAATAG
- a CDS encoding pyridoxal phosphate-dependent aminotransferase has translation MTHFSDRVERISISGIRKVFEAAGEDAINLGLGQPDFPAPDHARQAAVEAIEAGEADGYTGNKGLPSLREAIAEKHRRDQGVDLDPDDVIATAGGSEALHIAIEAHVNEGDEVIIPDPGFVSYDALTKLAGGEPVPVPLRDDLTLDPAAVEDAITEDTAAFVVNSPGNPTGAVSPPDDIAEFARIADEHDVLCISDEVYEYTVFEGEHRSPIEFAETDNVVVVNSASKLFSMTGWRLGWVYGSTRRVERMLRVHQYVQACASAPAQFAAEAALSGPQDRIEEMTETFRERRDLVVEGLEDIGLTVPSPGGAFYVMPEVPEGFVDECIDRGVIIVPGEAFGEHGHGYARLSYATDTESLREAIEIMGEAYDAVV, from the coding sequence ATGACGCACTTCTCCGACCGGGTGGAGCGAATCTCCATCAGCGGCATTCGCAAGGTGTTCGAGGCGGCTGGCGAAGACGCTATCAACCTCGGGCTGGGTCAGCCCGACTTCCCGGCCCCGGACCACGCCCGGCAGGCGGCCGTCGAGGCCATCGAAGCCGGCGAGGCCGACGGCTACACCGGGAACAAGGGCCTCCCGAGCCTGCGCGAGGCCATCGCCGAGAAGCACCGCCGCGACCAGGGCGTCGACCTCGACCCCGACGACGTCATCGCAACGGCGGGCGGGAGCGAGGCGCTCCACATCGCCATCGAGGCGCACGTGAACGAGGGCGACGAGGTCATCATCCCCGACCCCGGCTTCGTCTCCTACGACGCGCTCACGAAACTCGCCGGCGGCGAACCGGTGCCGGTCCCGCTCCGCGACGACCTGACGCTCGACCCCGCGGCGGTCGAAGACGCCATCACCGAGGACACCGCGGCGTTCGTCGTCAACAGCCCCGGCAATCCGACGGGCGCGGTGTCGCCGCCCGACGACATCGCGGAGTTCGCCCGCATCGCCGACGAACACGACGTGCTCTGTATCTCCGACGAGGTGTACGAGTACACCGTCTTCGAGGGCGAACACCGCTCGCCCATCGAGTTCGCCGAGACGGACAACGTCGTCGTCGTCAACTCGGCCTCGAAGCTGTTTTCGATGACCGGCTGGCGACTCGGCTGGGTGTACGGCTCCACCCGCCGGGTCGAACGGATGCTCCGCGTCCACCAGTACGTGCAGGCGTGCGCCTCCGCGCCGGCGCAGTTCGCGGCCGAGGCCGCGCTCAGCGGCCCGCAGGACCGCATCGAGGAGATGACCGAAACGTTCCGCGAGCGCCGCGACCTCGTCGTCGAGGGACTGGAGGACATCGGCCTCACCGTCCCGTCGCCGGGCGGCGCGTTCTACGTCATGCCCGAGGTGCCCGAGGGCTTCGTCGACGAGTGCATCGACCGCGGCGTGATTATCGTGCCGGGCGAGGCGTTCGGTGAACACGGCCACGGCTACGCCCGACTTTCGTACGCGACCGACACCGAGTCGCTCCGCGAGGCCATCGAGATAATGGGCGAGGCGTACGACGCGGTCGTCTGA